The genomic interval gcaaaaaaaatctattaattaaaatgccACAATGATCCGCTAGTAAACCACCAATGAGGACAAAACCTGCCaaaatttatctaattaaaCATTTTCACATTATGGTACAACATTTAGACTTCTGACTTGGGGTTACGGCCTTCGCTTGTGGGGCTGCTGATGAAGTTTCACTAActgctggtggtggtggtcGTGGTGGCGGAGGTCGAGGTGGCAGAGGTGGTAATggtggcggcggcggcggtAAGAATGGTGGGTACCTTTCATAATATGAAAATTCAGGCCCCAGCATTGGATATGATGAGTAAGGCACAGGCACCCTAGGTGGAATATATCCATGATCTCCATAATAATAACAGTGATCATTTTccacataattatttttctcaacttGACCATGAAATTCAAGACATGAGAACTCTGCATGTCTCCCATTCTTATCAAGAATCCTCAACATTGTATTTGGATTCACTTTACCTGAAATATTCACTGTTCCTTTTTCTGCATCTATCACAACTGAATATACTCCTGCAACCAAAAACTTTTAaacgttttaaaaaaaaaagaagcgtCATGCAGCACAAATTGAACTATATGTATTAATACAAGCTTAGGGCAATAGTATTTCATAGTTTAATTAGACTTTGATGAATggattaatatttattaaaatgaaataatggaAAATAAGAAATGGCGTGTTACCATGGAGATTCTGCAACACTTGCATAACCTTCCTTTTACATATATCACAATGGATGTTTACTTTCAGATTACAAGTCTGCATATATTTAACCAGCGAAAATgagaatcaaaattcaaagtatAATGATAGCAAAACATCAAGTTATAGATGATACCATTTCTGCCATGGGCTCCATTGGAACAATTTCTGATTCTCttagggaaaaataataaactatgaCGCTATGACCATGAGAATGTCAAACTGTTAACGGTGGTCTCAATGTTTGACTTAAGAGAAAATACAGAAGGGTGTTGCAAAGCCAAATAGAGCAACGAGATTAAAATACcaaattaagcattaaaaaatGGACACAAATCTGTTCTAGAAATTATGTtttccataaataaataatagtaatctTGATtcctcaaaattttcattcctcTGTGAGCTGTCACTCTCACATTTATTCCTAAATCTCTCTACCCTTTTTAATTTCCCTTTGTTAAATGGAGATTAATTTCTTTGATCAGTGGCCAACGCAATTTTTTGGTTTCTGCAGTTGACTTGTTTTACTTTGAATCTTGAATTCATTTGAcgtatttaaaagaattaatagatgatagtatatagtaaatatagtttttttattataatttttaaataataattttgataaaaataataaatttttagctAGTGGAGAAAATATCTCCAAATATCTGAAACATGCAACTTCAAAATTGAACAACAAAAAAGTTCAGACCTTGAATGGTTACATCAACAGCCTTGGAAAATACAAGATacatttcaattccaaagaCTCTACTGCCGCCACCCTAATCACGTGGAACAATAAGACGATGTCCTACAACTCCGAAGCAATATTTCAAACTGCTAGCCTCTCAAATTCTGCGAAAATTGTAATCATTTGTTAGTATAATCAAGTGTAGCCTCAAGCTATTAAATGCTTAGGAAATGGACTCCACCTTGAATCTTGGATGGTATGTACTTCTCTGACAAGAAGGAAAACGAGCAGGCGCAGAATGCCTCAATCTCGAATTTCACTCCTGATTGCAGCATCAACTCTAATTCGGACCTATCATGGGAAAGCGCGGCGGGTTAGTACTATGAAAATAACAGCTTTATATGATGCTTTGTGAAGGAATTCTACCTCCAGTGTGGAACTTCTCTTTGCAAGTAGCACCTATGTAACATGGCTTCAGTTTTTCTCGTATCTAACAAGAGTCCCGGTACAATTACACAAACTTGGGTAAGGgcaacaattaaaagaaacccaTCTCAAAAAGGCCTTAGTTCACATCTACCTCACCTTCCACTGTCAATTTAAGGCGACAATTCTTAGGAAGACCATATTTCTCGAAATCTGAGGGAAAAGCACCAAGCCAATGCATCTCTGGGATGCGCAAAAACTTTGCATCATAGGCCATTTGCTTCAAACAAAGTATAATAAGAGAGGAAACAATTTAAGGGTAGTGAATAACGAAAAGCCTTGGTGCCATCTTTTGCTAGTCTATTGTAGTAACCTTAAATAGCTACAGAGTATGAAGCTAGCAAGCAAAGAAGTtgcaaattataaaacaaaaaccctACCATTGAACCAAACCGGTATGTGGTAAGGATGTCAAAGCCGTATGGATCACAATCTACCAGGCAAAAGGTGGGCAGACGTAACTTCTCGATGAGGAGTCGCAAAAACCTGAAAGCAGAGGATATGCTCATATTTACACAAATACAAGCAGATGATAGAGAAACCAAAGCATGAGAGTTGCCCAAATTTCCACACAAACATTATCCctatttcctttcaaatatACAAGGGGAGTTTCCTACCTTCTTGTGGAGATATCTGGATACCCTCTCCCctagaagaaaacaaagaagagaTACTTAAGAATGACTTTAAGAAGAGAAGATGAACAATATATTTACTTACTGTGATGACAATGCAGCGGTTTCTGGTGCAGTATTGATCATTTGCTAAACGATGGAACACTGCATCCAGGATATACATAATAATGGTTTCATGAGAATAGCAATCCTGGAAATAAATTCCTCTTCCAAAATTATGAGAAACTTATGAACATTGAGAATAAGAGCCGTTACCTGATTCTTTCTCTACAACTAGTATGTAATTGGCGGTACTAACAATATCTACACAGAAGCAAGAATCAAGGACCACTTATCTCTTACAGCTTTAATAATGTAGATTATAAGCAACAATCGCAAGGGTGCTTATCAAACAACTTTTTCTATTAAAGCAGTTTACTACAAGTTAgtattgataatattattataattatttataaatatatgtataaatatagTTCAAGCCTCTGtaatttcctttttagtttttttttttcttattaaagcGTAACACCAAAAACCAATGTTCATAAATGCAATGACAGTCGATAGTTTGGATGCCTTTGACTTTCTCAACGAATGTAGGAATTGGATGGGCCTGCAAATGAATCAGATAAACGATTATAAACTAGTCACTGATGCAAGCAAATGTATATATCATTCTTCCACTCACATCATTGGGACTGTttatacaatcaaatttagctCCAGATTCCAGGAATCTTAACCAGCCCATCACCATTCTACAGCACAGTGAAATGGAATGGTAAATATTCACATCCAATTTTCGCCCACTATAACTTGAATGAGAATCTAAGAAATAAGCAATTGAGCACATACGAAACATGATAGAACAACAAATTTTCCAGGTTTTTCAGGTAAGAAGAACTCACCCTTTCCCAGCAGATACCTGCACGAAGAAGACATGAAGTAAATTATAATACACAGCAGAAATTCTCTTTGCAAATAACctgtaacttttattttacatggGTAGAAACCAATATCCAAACATCGAATAAAAACTGATGATTAATTGAAATGGATTAAATGTGGTATTCTACTTGAAATactaatcatcatcatctaacAACATATCATGCTTCAGCGTTGTATTGTATGCTAGCCGCATCGCTCATAGATTAATTCACATAACGAGGCAAAATCAAAAGTTCAAGTGAAGTACCAACCACATTTATGTTGTGGCGACTGCACTGCAGAAGGATGCATATGTCATTAATTGCTTGGTCCACAATTGACTGTTCTGCATtccaaaataaaaggaaaaaagtaagGTAGCAGAACCAATATTGTCCCAAAAGCCATGACATCTTGAAACAGACAATTGATATCCACCTACAAGCCAAAGCTTCACCGATGTCAATTAGCACTAACTCATTAGAACTCAGAATATTAGATTAAACCACACCAAAATGTGCCAGTAAAGTTAGCAGGTAAGAAGACAATTATGGATTTATGGTGCTAAGCAACTGTAAATGGTATTTTTTACAATGTCCTTAAGCCACGATACAGAATAACTGAGAATATGAATACCATGTGATTACAACTTACAGTAAAAACACAAGGGATGTTAAAGCTGCAATTCATCCAGATTCACCTGAATATAGAGATGGATGCATGTAATATATATCTCTCTTTGACATATGTATATTTTCTTGCAGAAGTTTTTGCACAATCAGTAGCACACTCAGCAAAATATCTGAAAACAAGGACCAACAAAATTTGAACCTCACAATAATCAGTCTGCAAAAAGCATGTAAATTACTTCATCAAACAAGCCCTTGACTCAATTAATCTAATGACACTTCACTCACCAATTCTACGTGCATGGCATTGCTTCTCAAGTGTGAGAATTTCCTGCCCCTGTGGAAAATCATAGCTGCAGGAGCTGCATAAACCAATAGTAGGGCAtgaaaaacacataaaatcACACAGAAACAACTATGCAAGTCTGGAAGTGatacacacatatattttactttgtctttgttgtagaaagaaaattggaaATGCTTCCTACGAAAGCACTTTCAGATAAAAAGCACTTCAATTGTATTTTgcaagatttttatttttatttttcttttttctttttaatttttttggggtaAAAAAGCACTCATAGGTAacttttttctgaaaaatatattcaaatacagaacaaaatgttaattaattaattaattaaatttgttgaaaGATAATCAAAATAGATTACCCAAAAGTGCTTTCTACTGAGCACTTGGCCACTTCCAAACacaactaaattaattaacaactaTTTCAATTCACTCCAATTTTAACtgtaatttaacataaaacttaaaaaatcatgaaattaaGGTTATTAAACGAGCAGAAGAAGCAATGATCAAACCAGTGAGCGTCTAGATTCTTGCAGTAGTTTCTGAATTGATTGATTGAAATCGATAGTGATCGTCTCTCTGTTATGTCTTTCAAAATTGATTTACAGAACTCTGCAAGCGCAATTAAACACAAAACAGTatataaaatttcagaaacGAAAGCTATTTGATTGAAATGTGAGTGCATTTGTTTATTCATTatcattttgttattattgttgccACTAAAattaccttttatttttcGAAGCAAATCGTGGCGTTCTAAGTGTGAACGCCGACGATTTCCCTCCATTTTCTTGCTTTGCTTCCACTTCAACATCTACAAAGAAGCAAACATGGTCAATCATTTTCAACCGGGATCGATTTATACCACTGACCAGAATCATTGGGCCGGGCTGATATGTCGTCCAAATGgtcaatcaaaattataaaacagcTGGCCCAGCCCAatctctaattatttttatttctttttcatttcacaatataataaaaattttcaaccatTAAGTCATTAACTTATTAagctatttttaaaaaaaatttgcttaaTACAAAAAGTCTGAATGATATCATTAAAgatattatctaaaatatctctatctaagtaattaatttttatccttacgtaaataaaatttaataatttacattattaCCCATCTAtatataacttgtgataatatataattgtagaccattaaaattatggatatttttcatataaaacatcatgaactacaataaaattgatttaacatatcctaatttagaatattaaagggttgtattcaattgaacatgatttatattataataatatattatcttatttatgttatttaagatgtttattatttgtttaacatttatgGTTTGTAAGGGcacaaatgtaaaaatactagttttcaaaatttttaagttaaaaaacaaacaacttactatttatttttagcgattcaaacaaaaaaaaaatccaaatttagACATTAAGCTCTATTCAAATTTAAGACTAATTCaagtttattcaaatttcagacaaaaaaaataaatatcaccTTAGTCTATGAATTACTCTTAAagaatcaatatttttatatttaacaatGAAAAGCAAATAGCTTATATGATAGAACGAAAATATAAAGATTGATAAAAGGTAtggaaacaattttttttaaattaagaatattttttaattaattcttaatgATAAATAGGATTTAAGGCCCTTTTATATTAATCCTAACTAAtgcaaatttatcaaaatagacAAATCTAAATTGTTATTACATACTAAAATTCCACTATTTggaataagaaaaacaaaataaatggcagttaaagataaaaatcctcaaagtaaaaagaaaatcaaaatcatagaGTCAAGACAACCTAGTGCCAGTGggttaaattcatttataacAAACTtcgaaatgatatatattattataagccaaaaatgaatatttatagTTCAAGTTATTATTCTAGAAAAATACTCTATATATTCTACACAACCATCCTACATCATTATATGTTTTTCATCGTAAAACGTTTTggatattttagaaaaaaaaaaaaatcctgacacatgtaaaatttgaattagattgGATTAGGTCAGCTTTTGAGGGCTTTTGGCAAGTGTATCATgctgtaaataatttataagggTATCTTTATCGATAACaactatatatttagaaaaactAACGAAACTAACTTCAAATTTAGATGTAGACTTTGAGACAcgtaaatagaaaatataattaaaaacttaattatattaaaagagCAAAAGACTTGAATAGTATTTCAATCAatggtattaaaaaaaaaacaattaaaaagtaaagagCGAAATAAGacttaaaaaaagtaaaaattattttttatgtcaacCACATTAAATACAAATTACCAACGTTCATGATCAGTAACAgctatcaaaatttttcataatcaaagataatcactTTCAGAAGCTTGAACTTCCTGATTGCACCGGGGGATCAAATTGCTTGAATTACCCTCGATTTTTCAGAGTAGTTGCAGCTACAAgccaattattttctttggaAAAGCACTTGGAATTGGACTTATAAAGCTGCTTTCTTTGCTTGACCTGCAAGTCTCACAAGACAGACGGACAGTAAAGTTTCTTGCTTGATCTGGCTGGATTTGGTAGTTAGCTTTAGCAGTGGAGCTCTGAGCTTAATTAATGATGAGAATATTCTAATTTgatgtaattaattagttttgtaatattCGGTACAAATTGAACGATTATTTGCTGCAGGTCCGCCCGAATATTGCTCCATCTCTTTAATTTTGCTAATCTAATGGCCTGCAACAATGCAAACCGTGAGCCATTGCTTTCAGGATTAGTAGATGAGCCGTTGGACTTTACATTagcagaattaaaaaaataaaacaaataacaaagatGCTCCCAATGGAAGAAGAAGGAGCAGCCTTCGTCGCAGTGCAAGTGCCCCTGCAGCTCCATTACCATACTCAATTCCTGCtcctgaatccatttttgctATAAGTCTCCCAAGTATTCGCAAGGCGGTTGTGTTCCTGACCATCTATCTTGGCATAGGCACCGCCTGCTTCTACGCCGCCAAGAGCCAAATCAAAGGAGTAAATGGGACCGTAGATTCTGTCCATTTCTTCGTGGTGACAATCACCACCATAGGTTACGGGAACCTTCTGCCTAATAGTGTCCTCTCAAAACTACTTGTGTGCGCTTTTGTTTTCACATGAATTGTTCTCTTCCTACTACTAATATTGACCAATGCAGTCGAGTAACTATTCAATAAGCATGAAATTTTGATGGTTAAAGCACTACACAGTACACGCGTATAAAATAGCTGATCTAAATGGTATCATAAATGAGATTGACACAAGCAAAGTGACATACAAATGCATCAGGATGTTGATCATTTTGTTGCTTCTCATGCTTGTCGGTACCGTCATCCCAAGTTACCGTTGGTAAAATGGACGTTGTTGATGCATTCTACTGCGTTTGTGCAACCATCACGACTTTAGGCTATGGTGGCAGGAGCTTGTTCTCCACGTCAGGAGGACGTATTTTTGCTGCAGTTTGGATCCTGGTTAGTTGTGTTTCATTAGCTCTGCTATTTCTGTATGTTGCCGAGCTCAGTATTGAAAGAAGATTGAGGCCACTCGTCAAGTGCATTCttgattttaaaatgcaaaatgatGATTTGGAGGCACGTTTACCTGATTTCTAGTTGCAACTTGCAAGTGTTCCCCTCATGGCCATATATCTGTGCGTGTGTCAATAgttgacacacacacacatattttGCTTTCTATTGCGCATTTCATGCGTAtctaagttaattaaatcttatatttCACATATTACTgtatttgcttttattttctcaagaTAAAATGCACAACACACACTGCCGGTgttcatttcatttcaatgTTTATATACAAAGTTCATATCTTGCTGAGCAAGATGAGTGTTGTACCATTATTACAGCTCTACACCCGATCCAATGGTCTATATGAGTTCAATCAATGGCTATTAGACTCGCCTTTTCATCCTTACAGCTGCTCATTTGTCTTCGTGGATCTTTTATCTTCCTGTGAATCCTTGGCATAGGCTGAGTTTCTTTACAGATGAGCAACATCTGATTACATGTTAAGTGATTCTGGTTTTCACAATTTCAAACTGATGCTTGATGAGGATAGATACTGAGGCAATTCATCAAACACTCTCATTCTCTGGAGCTCATTGGATTAGATCAgcgtttgaaaatttttgccGCGTGTATcgtattgtaaataaattatgaggTTGTTTTTATCCATGCCAACTGCTaagttatataaattaaacatcAATGGTCAAGCCTTACATTTTCCATTAGCAAATattcaaatagaaaaaaaaaaaaaatgaatacttCTTCGGTCAatgttagaaaataataataataataataatgacaagtGATTGTACAAGGGATCAAATTGCTTAAATTTTTtcccaaatatttttctttggaagAGCACTTGGAATAGGATTCGTAAAGCTACTTGCTTTGCGTCATCTGGTAATTTTCATAAGGCACTCACTTTGGTAGAGTTTCTTGCTTGATCTAATGATCTGCTTCTTGTGAGAACTTAAATAACGATTTTTGAGGATACCCATTTGGTTTGTTTAGATTATTGTCCTCCTCTATGTGCTTTGGTTTTCATAGCAATAATTAGATTGATATACTATTTGATATAAACTGAATGAGTAATTTGCAGCACGTCCCTGCGAATTGTGCTTCATCGCTTAAATTTTGCTATCTAATGGCCTGCAACGATGCAAATCTTGAACCGTTGCTCTCTGGACTAGCAGATGAGCAATTGGCCTCTGCATTAGTAGGATCaacaaatcaaacaaacaacaaaGATGCTCCcaatggaagaagaagaaggcttCATCGCAGTACAAGTGCCCCTGCAGCTCCACTACAAAACTCAATTCCTCCTCCTGAATCCAATTCTGCCATACGCCGTCCAAATACTAGGAAGGCGGTTGTGTTCCTGGCCATATATCTTGGCATAGGCACCATTTGCTTCTACGCCGTCAAGAGCCAAATCAAAGGAATGAAAAATGATGGAATCCTAGACGGAATCATAGATTCCGTCTATTTCTGCGTGGTGACAATGACTGCTATAGGGCATGGAGATCTCATGCCTAATAGCGTCCTCTCAAAACTACTTGTATGTGCTTTTGTTTTGACAGGAATGGCTCTATTCGCACTACTAGTGCTGGCCAAAGCAGTCGACTATCTATTCAATAAGCATGCAGTTTTGATAGTTAAAGCGCTGCACACGTATGAAATAGCTGATCTAAACGGCATTCTGAATGAGATCGAGACAAGCAAAGTGAGATACAAATGCATCAAGATATTGATCAGTTTGCCACTTCTAATACTTGTCAGTGCCGTCTTCCAAGTTACCATTGATAAAATGGATGTCGTTGACGCAATCTGTTGCTCATGTGCTACGATCACGACTTTAGGCTGTGGTGACATGAGCTTCTCAAAGTCAGAAGGACGAATTTTTGCTGTGTATTGGATCTTGATCAGTTGTATTTCTTTAACTCTGTTATTCCTCTACGTTGCTGAGCTAAATATAGAAAGAAGATTAAGTTCACTCGTGAAGCGGGTTCTTGCTTATAAAACTAGACATGAAGATTTGGAGACATGTGTAGCTGATGCCTGATATATGGCAGAATGCAACTGTTTCCCTAAGGGTTATATACATTCATATGTCAATAAAGTTGGTGTGAGAACGCATGgaaatattttgcttttttattgagcatttcatgtttatctaatttaaataaaccTAGTATTTGGCATATTACTAGATAATGTATATACAAAGTTCATTTCTTGCTGATCAAGATGAGCGTTGTAATAATACAGTTATGCAACCGATTCAAAGGCCTATATGAATTCAATCTAATGGCCATTACACTTGGCGTATCGTGGTTCATCCTTGCTGCTGCTCATTTGTCTTCTTTGAATTGTTGATCTTATATTCATGTTTCCTGTGAATTCTAGGCATGTGATGAGTCATTTGCATGTCTGCATCATCTGAGTACATGTCGCTTGACTCTGGTATTCTAACTGATGCTTGAAGAGGATGGATATTGGAGCATGCTTCATTGAGGCAGTTCATCAAATTCAGTATATTCGCCCAAGCAAACAAGATTAGATCagcttttgaatatttttggctttttgcCCAGGTGCATCGTATTGTAGATAATTTATAAGGATGTTTCTATCCGTGCCGACTCTCAAGTAAACAAAATtgataatagtaataaaaacttcaattgttaaatctcaaattttctaatatcaaatgttaaaatagaaaaaagatttgaatacTTCAATCAATGTAACAATAgatattaacaattaaaatactGATGAGTGATTGCACAAGGGATCAAAATTGCTTAGATTTTCCCAAATCCTTTGTCTTCAAAAGCACTTGGAATTGGATtctgttgatgcgagattctggttacACTCTTCCTACGACCAGGATATCTGCTCGACCAACCTCACCTcgatcaggatctctcctcgtacGCTTTCTACTCCAGGTATTCCTGCGTCCACAGAAACAAGTCAGAGCACGCCGGTTGTTTttccggcgtaaaccctccgacgctcaagtcagatatgaaggttccgggaacgcttgccacggATCTTATGGCTTTTCTGTAATCTCAGTTCTTTAGAGTTCTCTTTTCTTAGTTCTAAATAGCaaaaattctaacatttttaccttcgttggctacctttttataggcttcctctgaatcccgGTCTTCCGCAGTCTACGCCCGTCATTCTCCCCACTCTCGGATGTGGACGCCCCATTATCGCCATTGTGGGCGAATGGAGTCGGACCTCGTGCCTTAATTCTCGGATAGGAACGCACGTCCTGCCAACTGTCGTTGActgggtctcctcgcctcgaCCTTTAGCATGAATGACCTTATGCCTCTAACGGGAGTTCGGCCTCGCGAATGGCATATTCGTGGATGAGCAGAATATTTCTACTCCTATTCCCTTGCTACTTGGCTCTTACAGGACACACCTGCTCGCAGAACTCTGCCACCAGACACCTGCTCATCACGTCTGGTCTCCTCGATATATTTCCCTCgaacaccggtcccccagtttctggtgttgggtaatgtaatggaccagcagtagaaactcAATAGCTCTTGCTCGCGTGGGACTGGGAAAGGCTGCTAAGAGTCATAtcgcatttaattgcggagAAGGTGAGGTGGCAGAAATCTGCCCCTCCATTCGAATTTCAAACCAACGGTTACGAGGCCCTTAGGATTTGGTGCCGTTAAATGCTGGCAACCCAAGAATCCGTCCCCATTAGGTAACCCATATCCTTTCGAATCGGCAAACTCATATTTCCCTCCGTCTTCGTCTCTGTCTCTCCGGCGAAGAAGTTCCGGCATAAAGGCCTCCATCTCTGTCTTTCACCGACTGAACCATTACTTCAGGTATTTCTTCTATCTCCTTCGTCTCGGATAGTTATAGataatttctcttctcttttgtttGGGTAGTAGTTGGTGGTAGTGTTGTGGTTAGAGCTTAGGGAATGTCGAAAGGTAAAGAAAAAGTCATTGAGGTTGACGACGGTGGGTTGGACTTCCTGCCTAGTCTGCTCACCGATCCTGCTTTTGATCCCGGGATCCCCTTGGAGCCTATTAGATCCAGTGTTGGCACTAGCGCTAGGAGGATGTCCCCCCAAACAACCTCCTCGAGCGGACATAGCGATGAAGAATGGTCTTCAGGCTCGGAGAACACCTTGAGTGAGGGTCGATGAGATAATTCTGGTGAGGTGTCCCCATCAGGAGCGTCGCGACCAGAAGGGCAGAGTACAGTAGGGGGTAGAGCCCTATTGCGGGATTACGCTATTGATTATATGACGTGCACGACCACGTTTGGCGAGCTCGATGACCTCCGGCTTAGGTATAGCATTCATGGTGAAATAATTCTTAAGGTCCCAAGAAAGAAGGATACCCTTAGCCGGCCTTCTAGGGGTTATGTTACCTT from Citrus sinensis cultivar Valencia sweet orange chromosome 9, DVS_A1.0, whole genome shotgun sequence carries:
- the LOC102620265 gene encoding uncharacterized protein LOC102620265 — protein: MYLVFSKAVDVTIQGVYSVVIDAEKGTVNISGKVNPNTMLRILDKNGRHAEFSCLEFHGQVEKNNYVENDHCYYYGDHGYIPPRVPVPYSSYPMLGPEFSYYERYPPFLPPPPPPLPPLPPRPPPPRPPPPAVSETSSAAPQAKAVTPSQKSKCCTIM
- the LOC102612459 gene encoding meiotic recombination protein SPO11-1 isoform X5; the encoded protein is MLKWKQSKKMEGNRRRSHLERHDLLRKIKEFCKSILKDITERRSLSISINQFRNYCKNLDAHCSCSYDFPQGQEILTLEKQCHARRIEQSIVDQAINDICILLQCSRHNINVVSAGKGMVMGWLRFLESGAKFDCINSPNDAHPIPTFVEKVKDIVSTANYILVVEKESVFHRLANDQYCTRNRCIVITGRGYPDISTRRFLRLLIEKLRLPTFCLVDCDPYGFDILTTYRFGSMQMAYDAKFLRIPEMHWLGAFPSDFEKYGLPKNCRLKLTVEDTRKTEAMLHRCYLQREVPHWRSELELMLQSGVKFEIEAFCACSFSFLSEKYIPSKIQEFERLAV
- the LOC102612459 gene encoding meiotic recombination protein SPO11-1 isoform X4, which encodes MLKWKQSKKMEGNRRRSHLERHDLLRKIKEFCKSILKDITERRSLSISINQFRNYCKNLDAHCSCSYDFPQGQEILTLEKQCHARRIEQSIVDQAINDICILLQCSRHNINVVGICWERVSSSYLKNLENLLFYHVSMVMGWLRFLESGAKFDCINSPNDAHPIPTFVEKVKDIVSTANYILVVEKESVFHRLANDQYCTRNRCIVITGRGYPDISTRRFLRLLIEKLRLPTFCLVDCDPYGFDILTTYRFGSMQMAYDAKFLRIPEMHWLGAFPSDFEKYGLPKNCRLKLTVEDTRKTEAMLHRCYLQREVPHWRSELELMLQSGVKFEIEAFCACSFSFLSEKYIPSKIQEFERLAV
- the LOC102612459 gene encoding meiotic recombination protein SPO11-1 isoform X6, with translation MLKWKQSKKMEGNRRRSHLERHDLLRKIKEFCKSILKDITERRSLSISINQFRNYCKNLDAHCSCSYDFPQGQEILTLEKQCHARRIEQSIVDQAINDICILLQCSRHNINVSAGKGMVMGWLRFLESGAKFDCINSPNDAHPIPTFVEKVKDIVSTANYILVVEKESVFHRLANDQYCTRNRCIVITGRGYPDISTRRFLRLLIEKLRLPTFCLVDCDPYGFDILTTYRFGSMQMAYDAKFLRIPEMHWLGAFPSDFEKYGLPKNCRLKLTVEDTRKTEAMLHRCYLQREVPHWRSELELMLQSGVKFEIEAFCACSFSFLSEKYIPSKIQEFERLAV
- the LOC102612459 gene encoding meiotic recombination protein SPO11-1 isoform X3 gives rise to the protein MLKWKQSKKMEGNRRRSHLERHDLLRKIKEFCKSILKDITERRSLSISINQFRNYCKNLDAHCSCSYDFPQGQEILTLEKQCHARRIDILLSVLLIVQKLLQENIHMSKRDIYYMHPSLYSEQSIVDQAINDICILLQCSRHNINVSAGKGMVMGWLRFLESGAKFDCINSPNDAHPIPTFVEKVKDIVSTANYILVVEKESVFHRLANDQYCTRNRCIVITGRGYPDISTRRFLRLLIEKLRLPTFCLVDCDPYGFDILTTYRFGSMQMAYDAKFLRIPEMHWLGAFPSDFEKYGLPKNCRLKLTVEDTRKTEAMLHRCYLQREVPHWRSELELMLQSGVKFEIEAFCACSFSFLSEKYIPSKIQEFERLAV
- the LOC102612459 gene encoding meiotic recombination protein SPO11-1 isoform X1 — its product is MLKWKQSKKMEGNRRRSHLERHDLLRKIKEFCKSILKDITERRSLSISINQFRNYCKNLDAHCSCSYDFPQGQEILTLEKQCHARRIDILLSVLLIVQKLLQENIHMSKRDIYYMHPSLYSEQSIVDQAINDICILLQCSRHNINVVGICWERVSSSYLKNLENLLFYHVSMVMGWLRFLESGAKFDCINSPNDAHPIPTFVEKVKDIVSTANYILVVEKESVFHRLANDQYCTRNRCIVITGRGYPDISTRRFLRLLIEKLRLPTFCLVDCDPYGFDILTTYRFGSMQMAYDAKFLRIPEMHWLGAFPSDFEKYGLPKNCRLKLTVEDTRKTEAMLHRCYLQREVPHWRSELELMLQSGVKFEIEAFCACSFSFLSEKYIPSKIQEFERLAV
- the LOC102612459 gene encoding meiotic recombination protein SPO11-1 isoform X2, coding for MLKWKQSKKMEGNRRRSHLERHDLLRKIKEFCKSILKDITERRSLSISINQFRNYCKNLDAHCSCSYDFPQGQEILTLEKQCHARRIDILLSVLLIVQKLLQENIHMSKRDIYYMHPSLYSEQSIVDQAINDICILLQCSRHNINVVSAGKGMVMGWLRFLESGAKFDCINSPNDAHPIPTFVEKVKDIVSTANYILVVEKESVFHRLANDQYCTRNRCIVITGRGYPDISTRRFLRLLIEKLRLPTFCLVDCDPYGFDILTTYRFGSMQMAYDAKFLRIPEMHWLGAFPSDFEKYGLPKNCRLKLTVEDTRKTEAMLHRCYLQREVPHWRSELELMLQSGVKFEIEAFCACSFSFLSEKYIPSKIQEFERLAV
- the LOC102612459 gene encoding meiotic recombination protein SPO11-1 isoform X7, with translation MLKWKQSKKMEGNRRRSHLERHDLLRKIKEFCKSILKDITERRSLSISINQFRNYCKNLDAHCSCSYDFPQGQEILTLEKQCHARRIDILLSVLLIVQKLLQENIHMSKRDIYYMHPSLYSEQSIVDQAINDICILLQCSRHNINVVGICWERVSSSYLKNLENLLFYHVSMVMGWLRFLESGAKFDCINSPNDAHPIPTFVEKVKDIVSTANYILVVEKESVFHRLANDQYCTRNRCIVITGRGYPDISTRRFLRLLIEKLRLPTFCLVDCDPYGFDILTTYRFGSMRCIGLVLFPQISRNMVFLRIVALN